CAGTGCCTCGCGGCCGAAATTGCGCCGCACGAAAAGCGTGACGCAGGTGGCATGACCGCTGACGATCACGTACAGGAGATTGACGACGCCGCGCATAGCGACGAAGGGATGCTGATGCGAGTTGTGCATAGTTCACCTTTGACGGAAGGCCATTCGTAACCAACTCTCGCCGTTGGAAAATCTTTCGCCCGAACGCACCACAATGCCGTCGCAGACGTAGCCCGCTTTGCGCCCGCCGGTCCGCAGGCCGTTCATGAATTCGTTGGTTTGTAGGATCGGCTGATATTGCGTGTTGAAAGTGGAGGTGAATTGGCCGTAGCTCATGATCTCGTCAAAGATGTCGCCTGCCGGCTGCATCGAGCCCCCCATGAGCGTCTCCAGACGCTGTCCGATCAGCCCACTAGCCCACATGGCCGTTTCCATATCCCCCAGGGCGTGAAAAATACGATGGCCAAAATTCGCCAAGAGCGCCTGCGCCTGATGACGCCCTTCTCCTCCGCCCAAGGCCGTATGAAACGAGTGCAGTGATTGGCAGAGATAGACTAGGCAGCCTAAGTGCGAGCGGCATTGCGAGACGTAGTGCTGATCCATGCTGTTGGTGAACTGCGCGGCTTCGTCGCACCAGATCACGTTGATCGGGTCCTTTGGTTTCGCGCGCCGACGGAGAATGGACTTTTGGGCCAGGTACTTCCAGCCGGCGTTGACGAAGTTGCCCATGTCGCCATAAGTGGCCGGTGGCATATTGATGAGAATCCACTTGCGCTGCAGCATGTCGTCCGGACCGACATTCGTGGTGGTCGATATCAGCTCCCGCACCAGGCCCGTGTTGAATGTGTGCAGGATGCCCAAGACGCCGGTCATAATTGAAGAACGGGTTCGGTCGGACATCGAGGGGACTTCGCCGAACCAGTAGTCACTGGCCAACTGAAAGTCGTGCGCGTCGAACTTTGATTTGCGCGCGCCGCAGGCGTTTTCCATGCACCGGCAGTGGAACTTACTCTTCCAGGCCAGCTCATGAAGTTGCGCCGGATTCTCGGCGGCCGTCACGATGAACTCTTGCAAATCTGGTGCGTTGACGGTGCCTGTGGCCAGCTTTACGGGCCCGACGGCGTTGTAGATCATCCGTTCCTGTTCGCGCTCCCAGAAATCGGCATTCTCGCCGCGACGGCTATCGGCTGAGCGCAAGGTTTCGCCAATCGTAGTAATGCACTTCGTAATTTCCCGAGTGTGACCACCGTGGCGCATCGCCTCAGCCAGAAAATTGAATCGCAGCTTCCCCTCCGGCTCGAATATCAAGAGATCCTTGCTACGGCCGGCCTGGGCAAAAATCTTCCGCCACAGCACTACGTCCTCGCCCGGTTTGGCGGCACAGATCAAGCCGCCGGAATTGCGATAATTCACAATGGCTTGCGCCAATATCCGGCCGGACGAACTCGTCTTGCCGGAGCCCACGCGCCCCACGATGCACACCCCGCCGTTGATCAGATCTCGGACGGTAAAGGAGTCTTTTTTTGTCCAGCGGAACAGTGGCGCGTCGAGGTTTCCCTTGCGCGGCTGCCGGCGGCGAACGATCAGCCATAAGAGGCCGCAAGCGGCCACGCAGGCGGCCATGATCTGGTTCTCATCCATCACGACACCTCCTGGACGATAGGCGGTGCGGCTTTCGCTTCGGCCCGTGCCTCTTCGCGCATCAGGC
This genomic stretch from Pirellulales bacterium harbors:
- a CDS encoding TraM recognition domain-containing protein, which codes for MDENQIMAACVAACGLLWLIVRRRQPRKGNLDAPLFRWTKKDSFTVRDLINGGVCIVGRVGSGKTSSSGRILAQAIVNYRNSGGLICAAKPGEDVVLWRKIFAQAGRSKDLLIFEPEGKLRFNFLAEAMRHGGHTREITKCITTIGETLRSADSRRGENADFWEREQERMIYNAVGPVKLATGTVNAPDLQEFIVTAAENPAQLHELAWKSKFHCRCMENACGARKSKFDAHDFQLASDYWFGEVPSMSDRTRSSIMTGVLGILHTFNTGLVRELISTTTNVGPDDMLQRKWILINMPPATYGDMGNFVNAGWKYLAQKSILRRRAKPKDPINVIWCDEAAQFTNSMDQHYVSQCRSHLGCLVYLCQSLHSFHTALGGGEGRHQAQALLANFGHRIFHALGDMETAMWASGLIGQRLETLMGGSMQPAGDIFDEIMSYGQFTSTFNTQYQPILQTNEFMNGLRTGGRKAGYVCDGIVVRSGERFSNGESWLRMAFRQR